The following coding sequences lie in one Pelobacter seleniigenes DSM 18267 genomic window:
- a CDS encoding peptidylprolyl isomerase, giving the protein MAKASARHILVPSEADCNTLKKMIEGGEDFAEVAKVHSKCPSGKQGGALGEFGPGQMVREFDEVVFSGEVGKVLGPVKTQFGYHLIEITSRTD; this is encoded by the coding sequence ATGGCAAAAGCAAGCGCCCGGCACATTCTGGTGCCCAGCGAAGCAGATTGCAACACGCTCAAAAAAATGATCGAAGGTGGCGAGGATTTCGCCGAAGTGGCCAAGGTTCATTCCAAGTGCCCGTCCGGAAAACAGGGCGGCGCCCTGGGCGAATTCGGCCCCGGCCAGATGGTCAGGGAATTCGACGAAGTGGTTTTTTCCGGTGAAGTCGGCAAAGTGCTCGGCCCGGTCAAAACCCAGTTCGGCTATCATCTGATCGAAATCACCAGCCGCACCGACTGA
- a CDS encoding NAD(P)/FAD-dependent oxidoreductase gives MKVAIIGGGAAGFFAALNVKENHPAAQVVIFEKSSHPLAKVKVSGGGRCNVTNACRTLKELCAAYPRGANSLKKAFREFDNHALMRWFEARNLALVTQEDNCVFPRSQNSQTIIDCFLEEAARLQIRIETACPVTGIRPLGDELQLSFSDARRKPATFAKVIVATGGAPRRNDLAWLEQVGHRIIPPVPSLFSFSMPREKITTLMGVVVDPVQVALQGTGFKAAGPLLITHWGMSGPAILKLSAFGARWLSEQNYHGRLQVNWAAQRNQERVAEQLSAGLAEQPKKLLSNVNPCSLPDRLWRYLLDKAAISSSKKCAELGKTDQNRLLNLLTNDCYEIAGRTSFKEEFVTCGGVSLNDIDIASMQSKVCKNLYFAGEVLDIDGITGGFNFQAAWTTAFIAARLR, from the coding sequence GTGAAGGTTGCCATCATCGGCGGTGGCGCGGCGGGCTTTTTCGCCGCACTCAACGTCAAAGAAAATCACCCGGCCGCCCAGGTCGTCATCTTTGAGAAATCGTCCCATCCGTTAGCCAAAGTCAAGGTTTCCGGCGGTGGACGCTGCAATGTCACCAATGCCTGCCGGACCCTCAAAGAACTTTGTGCCGCCTACCCCCGTGGCGCGAACAGCTTGAAAAAAGCCTTTCGGGAATTCGACAACCATGCCTTGATGCGCTGGTTCGAAGCCCGCAACCTGGCCCTGGTCACCCAGGAGGACAACTGCGTCTTTCCCCGCTCGCAAAACTCACAGACCATCATCGACTGCTTTCTGGAAGAGGCAGCCCGCCTGCAGATCCGGATCGAAACGGCATGTCCCGTCACAGGGATCAGACCACTGGGGGATGAACTGCAGCTGAGCTTCAGCGACGCCAGGAGAAAACCCGCCACCTTTGCCAAAGTGATTGTCGCTACCGGCGGCGCACCACGCCGTAACGACCTGGCTTGGTTGGAGCAGGTCGGGCACAGGATTATCCCGCCGGTTCCGTCGCTGTTCTCTTTCAGCATGCCCCGGGAAAAGATTACCACGCTGATGGGCGTGGTAGTTGACCCGGTCCAGGTCGCTTTGCAGGGAACCGGATTCAAAGCGGCCGGCCCGTTGCTGATCACCCACTGGGGAATGAGCGGCCCCGCCATCCTCAAACTTTCCGCTTTTGGCGCCCGCTGGCTGAGCGAACAGAACTATCATGGCCGCCTACAGGTCAACTGGGCCGCGCAGCGCAATCAGGAGCGGGTTGCGGAACAGCTCAGCGCCGGGCTTGCCGAACAGCCGAAAAAGCTGCTGAGCAATGTCAATCCCTGCTCCCTGCCGGATCGGCTCTGGCGCTATCTACTGGACAAAGCGGCGATCAGCAGCTCCAAAAAATGTGCCGAGCTGGGCAAGACAGATCAAAATCGGCTGCTCAATCTGCTCACCAACGACTGCTATGAGATCGCCGGTCGAACCTCCTTCAAGGAGGAGTTCGTCACCTGCGGCGGGGTTAGCCTGAACGATATCGATATTGCCAGCATGCAGAGCAAGGTCTGCAAAAACCTCTACTTTGCCGGCGAAGTCCTCGATATCGACGGCATCACCGGCGGTTTCAACTTCCAGGCCGCCTGGACCACGGCCTTTATTGCGGCCAGGCTGCGCTGA
- a CDS encoding FAD-binding and (Fe-S)-binding domain-containing protein codes for MLPAEYQDFYNAIKKTIPAKNLTTDPLLTVAYGTDASFYQLTPKIVVTVADESEVRLVLQEASRRNLPVTFRAAGTSLSGQAITDSILVCLGKNWQRYRIFDKARKIQLQPGIIGTHANRYLAEFGKKIGPDPASIDTAKIGGILANNASGMCCGVAQNSYQTLASLRLLLADGTILDTADDKSKAAFQRSHPEVLQGLLDLRERVMADEQLAERIRYKFKIKNTTGYSLNALVDFKDPFEILQHLIVGSEGTLAFISEVIYQTVVEHAHKASALMLFADVATACSAIPILRSGLPVAAAELMDRAALASVEQEPGMPTYLAELPPGTTALLVETRATSAAKLKTQIKEITTALRAIPTVRPIAFTDIPAEFETYWKIRKGLFPAVGAVRETGTTVIIEDVAFPHEHLAAAALDLQQLFQKYHYNEAIIFGHALEGNLHFVFTQDFSIQAEVIRYRDFMTDVVALVVDKYDGSLKAEHGTGRNMAPFVEKEWGTAAYGLMKEIKNLLDPAGLLNPGVILNADAEAHLKNLKPLPATHELVDKCIECGFCEPVCPSKNLTFTPRQRIVARRELTRQALKPVPQSQLNKLTKAYQYPGQDTCAADGMCSTRCPVGIDTGKMIKALREEAHGDLANRVADWVGDHFKTTAAAINKTLTGVDKIHQLVGTEFMEKAAQNARTLTFNKLPLWNREMPKGAPRIRREVVKADHPLQVVYFPACPSRSMGGPAREEPERMALPQKTASLLKKAGYQIIYPANLDNLCCGQAFESKGFHRQADQKSAELNRALLAATRNGELPVLCDTSPCLIRMRDTLAKELKLYEPIEFVLQFLMDKLEFTPQPEKVALHITCSARKMGLDKQLVELAKACAEEVVVPDDIYCCGFAGDRGFNYPELNESALEGLRDHVCDCEAGYSTSKTCEIGLSLHSEIPYRSILYLVDAASRPKPTAPADE; via the coding sequence GTGCTGCCAGCCGAATACCAGGATTTTTACAATGCCATAAAGAAGACGATACCGGCCAAGAACCTGACCACCGACCCGCTTTTGACGGTCGCCTACGGAACCGATGCCAGCTTTTATCAGCTGACCCCGAAAATCGTCGTCACCGTCGCCGACGAGAGCGAGGTCAGGCTGGTCCTGCAGGAAGCCTCCAGGCGGAACCTGCCGGTCACCTTCCGGGCCGCCGGAACCAGCCTGTCCGGCCAGGCGATTACCGACAGCATCCTGGTCTGCCTGGGCAAGAACTGGCAGCGCTATCGCATCTTCGACAAAGCCCGTAAGATCCAGCTGCAACCCGGTATCATCGGCACCCATGCCAATCGTTACCTGGCTGAGTTCGGTAAAAAAATCGGCCCGGACCCGGCCTCCATCGACACCGCCAAAATCGGCGGCATTCTGGCCAATAACGCCAGTGGCATGTGCTGCGGGGTGGCCCAGAACAGTTATCAGACCCTGGCCAGCCTGCGCCTGCTGCTGGCCGACGGCACCATTCTCGATACCGCCGACGACAAGAGTAAAGCCGCCTTCCAGCGCAGCCACCCGGAGGTTCTGCAGGGACTGCTCGACCTGCGCGAACGGGTCATGGCCGACGAACAGCTCGCCGAGCGGATTCGCTACAAGTTCAAGATCAAAAACACCACCGGCTACAGCCTCAACGCCCTGGTCGATTTCAAAGACCCCTTCGAGATCCTCCAGCATCTGATCGTGGGCTCGGAAGGCACCCTCGCCTTCATCTCCGAAGTGATCTACCAAACCGTGGTCGAACATGCCCACAAAGCCAGTGCGCTGATGCTGTTTGCCGATGTCGCCACCGCCTGCAGCGCCATCCCGATCCTGCGTTCAGGGTTGCCGGTTGCGGCCGCCGAGCTGATGGACCGCGCCGCGCTGGCCTCGGTGGAACAGGAACCGGGCATGCCCACCTACCTGGCCGAACTCCCCCCGGGCACCACCGCCCTGCTGGTCGAAACCCGGGCCACCTCGGCGGCCAAACTCAAGACCCAGATCAAGGAGATCACCACCGCCCTGCGCGCTATCCCCACGGTCAGGCCCATCGCCTTCACCGACATTCCGGCCGAATTCGAAACCTACTGGAAGATCCGCAAGGGGCTGTTCCCGGCGGTCGGAGCGGTGCGGGAAACCGGCACCACCGTGATTATCGAAGACGTCGCCTTTCCTCATGAGCACCTGGCTGCCGCCGCCCTCGATCTGCAGCAGTTGTTCCAGAAATACCACTACAATGAGGCGATCATTTTCGGTCACGCCCTGGAAGGGAACCTGCATTTCGTCTTCACCCAGGACTTTTCCATCCAGGCCGAAGTGATCCGCTACCGCGATTTCATGACCGATGTGGTCGCCCTGGTGGTCGATAAATACGACGGTTCCCTCAAGGCGGAACACGGCACCGGCCGCAACATGGCCCCCTTTGTGGAAAAGGAATGGGGCACCGCCGCCTATGGGTTGATGAAGGAGATCAAGAACCTGCTCGACCCGGCCGGGCTGCTCAATCCAGGCGTCATCCTCAATGCGGATGCCGAAGCCCATCTGAAAAACCTCAAACCTTTGCCGGCCACTCACGAACTGGTCGACAAATGTATCGAATGCGGTTTCTGTGAACCGGTCTGCCCGTCGAAGAATCTGACCTTCACCCCGCGCCAGCGTATCGTCGCCCGCCGCGAGCTGACCCGCCAGGCCCTCAAACCGGTGCCGCAAAGCCAACTGAACAAACTCACCAAGGCTTATCAGTACCCGGGGCAGGACACCTGCGCCGCCGACGGCATGTGCAGTACCCGCTGCCCGGTCGGCATCGATACGGGCAAAATGATCAAAGCCCTGCGCGAAGAGGCCCACGGCGATCTTGCCAACCGCGTGGCCGACTGGGTCGGCGACCACTTCAAAACCACGGCCGCAGCCATCAACAAAACCCTGACCGGGGTCGACAAAATCCACCAGCTGGTCGGCACGGAGTTCATGGAGAAAGCCGCCCAGAACGCGCGCACCCTGACCTTCAACAAACTGCCACTGTGGAACCGGGAGATGCCGAAAGGGGCTCCCCGGATCAGGCGCGAAGTGGTCAAAGCCGACCATCCCCTGCAGGTCGTGTACTTCCCGGCCTGTCCGAGCCGGAGCATGGGCGGCCCCGCCCGGGAGGAACCGGAGCGCATGGCGCTGCCGCAGAAAACCGCCTCCCTGCTCAAAAAGGCCGGCTATCAGATCATCTACCCCGCCAACCTTGACAACCTCTGCTGCGGCCAGGCTTTTGAAAGCAAAGGCTTCCACCGCCAGGCCGATCAAAAAAGCGCAGAACTCAACCGGGCTCTGCTGGCCGCGACCCGTAACGGTGAACTCCCGGTGCTCTGCGACACCAGCCCCTGCTTAATCCGCATGCGCGACACCCTGGCCAAGGAACTCAAACTTTACGAACCCATCGAATTCGTCCTGCAGTTCCTCATGGATAAACTCGAGTTCACCCCGCAGCCGGAAAAGGTCGCCCTGCATATCACCTGCAGCGCCCGCAAAATGGGACTGGACAAGCAGCTGGTCGAACTCGCCAAGGCCTGTGCCGAGGAAGTGGTCGTTCCAGACGACATCTACTGCTGCGGCTTTGCCGGCGATCGCGGTTTTAATTACCCGGAGCTGAACGAATCGGCCCTGGAGGGGTTGCGAGATCACGTCTGCGACTGCGAAGCCGGGTACTCCACCAGTAAAACCTGCGAAATCGGCCTCTCCTTGCACAGCGAGATTCCCTACCGCTCGATCCTCTATCTGGTCGACGCCGCCAGCCGGCCCAAACCGACAGCCCCGGCAGACGAGTAA
- the leuC gene encoding 3-isopropylmalate dehydratase large subunit: MKQTLYDKLWSSHVVNEDDNGTCLLYIDRQLLHEVTSPQAFEGLRLASRKPWRIDANLAVPDHNVPTDNRAAGISDPVSRLQVETLESNCAEFGITLFKMDDPRQGIVHVIGPEQGATLPGMTIVCGDSHTATHGAFGALAFGIGTSEVEHVLATQCLIQKKSKSMLIEVDGELPPGLTAKDIVLAIIGRIGTAGGTGYTIEFGGSAIRKLSMEGRMTVCNMAIEAGARAGIIGVDQTTIDYIKGRPFAPSGELWDQAVAAWKLLRSDPGAQFDKTVRIDARDLLPQVTWGTSPEMVVTIDGKVPDPAAETDPTKRGAIENALRYMGLAPGTPMTEIQPDKVFIGSCTNGRIEDLRAVASVVKGRKVAANIKQALIVPGSGLVRQQAEQEGLDKIFIEAGFEWREPGCSMCLAMNNDRLAPGERCASTSNRNFEGRQGQGGRTHLVSPAMAAAAAVVGHFIDVRQLEVR, encoded by the coding sequence ATGAAACAGACGCTTTATGACAAACTCTGGAGCAGCCATGTCGTGAATGAAGATGATAACGGCACCTGCCTGCTCTATATCGATCGGCAGCTGCTCCATGAAGTCACTTCCCCGCAGGCCTTTGAGGGGCTGCGTTTGGCCAGCCGCAAGCCCTGGCGGATCGACGCCAACCTGGCAGTCCCGGATCACAATGTGCCAACCGACAACCGCGCCGCCGGCATCAGCGACCCGGTGTCCCGCCTGCAGGTGGAAACCCTGGAGAGCAACTGCGCCGAGTTCGGCATCACCCTGTTCAAAATGGATGATCCGCGGCAGGGGATTGTCCATGTCATCGGTCCCGAGCAGGGCGCCACCCTGCCGGGCATGACCATTGTCTGCGGCGACTCCCACACCGCCACCCATGGCGCGTTTGGCGCCCTGGCCTTCGGTATCGGCACCTCCGAGGTGGAGCATGTACTCGCCACTCAGTGCCTGATTCAGAAAAAATCCAAAAGCATGCTCATCGAGGTCGATGGCGAACTGCCGCCGGGCCTGACTGCCAAGGACATCGTCCTGGCCATCATCGGCCGCATCGGCACCGCCGGCGGCACCGGCTACACCATCGAGTTCGGCGGCAGCGCCATCCGCAAGCTGTCTATGGAAGGCCGCATGACGGTCTGCAACATGGCCATCGAAGCCGGCGCCAGGGCCGGGATCATCGGTGTCGACCAGACCACCATCGACTATATCAAAGGGCGCCCCTTCGCCCCAAGCGGAGAACTCTGGGACCAGGCGGTCGCCGCCTGGAAGCTGCTGCGCAGCGACCCCGGTGCGCAGTTCGACAAAACCGTCCGCATCGACGCCCGCGACCTGCTCCCCCAGGTGACCTGGGGAACCTCGCCCGAGATGGTGGTCACCATCGACGGCAAAGTCCCGGACCCGGCCGCGGAAACCGACCCCACCAAACGCGGCGCCATCGAGAATGCGCTCCGTTACATGGGGCTGGCTCCCGGCACACCGATGACCGAGATCCAGCCCGACAAGGTGTTTATCGGCTCCTGTACCAACGGCCGCATCGAAGACCTGCGGGCCGTCGCCAGCGTCGTCAAAGGACGCAAGGTTGCAGCCAATATCAAACAGGCCCTGATCGTCCCCGGCTCAGGTCTGGTCCGTCAGCAGGCGGAACAGGAAGGGCTGGATAAAATCTTCATCGAGGCCGGCTTTGAATGGCGTGAACCTGGCTGCTCCATGTGCCTGGCCATGAACAACGACCGCCTCGCCCCGGGCGAACGTTGCGCCTCGACATCCAACCGCAACTTTGAAGGGCGGCAGGGTCAGGGCGGCCGGACCCATCTGGTCAGCCCGGCCATGGCAGCGGCCGCGGCCGTGGTCGGCCACTTCATCGATGTCCGTCAACTGGAGGTCAGATAA
- a CDS encoding DUF2779 domain-containing protein translates to MARSHTSGLSKSLILKGLQCRKALWLTRNPPAFELPPQPARDALFSAGTEVGILARQLYPGGREVPFEGLSIPAQLARTKELLASDVEVIYEAAFSFSAIFIKVDILVRDGDSWQLHEVKMSSAVKSVHLDDVAVQHYVLNGCGIKVSKAVLIHLDRSYCRGEELEIQRLFHSEEITTKVKARQQSLPEIVIECRQTLGEYREPAIPIGPHCTDPYQCEFIPYCWRQVPTPSVFDLPGDAADKFAFYRRGLSSFAELPLAELEPRQRQQVEAFLNRTRNIDQQRLKEFLARIRYPLCCLDLTGVSTALPLFAGTRPYQPLPFLFAVHRQSSPDDPPEQVSFLAEPGRDPRSQLARELLAAIPASACVLTCNPTVDRNLLSDLATRYPELAPAIEQRLANLQDLLTPFRNRWIDDWRMNSVETLSDVLPALGIDLPAPVTALTDEGAAQRAYLACQASTDPAQQEQLQRELLSYAEQNGLTMVRVLQELRNLARH, encoded by the coding sequence ATGGCGCGTTCCCATACCAGCGGCCTGAGTAAATCATTGATCCTCAAAGGCCTGCAATGCCGCAAGGCCCTCTGGCTGACCAGGAATCCGCCCGCCTTCGAGCTGCCGCCACAGCCAGCCCGGGACGCTTTGTTCAGCGCCGGCACCGAGGTCGGCATCCTTGCCCGCCAGCTCTACCCGGGCGGGCGCGAAGTGCCCTTCGAAGGGCTCTCCATCCCGGCCCAGCTGGCCCGAACCAAAGAGCTGCTGGCCAGCGATGTCGAGGTCATTTATGAAGCGGCCTTCTCCTTTTCAGCCATCTTTATCAAGGTCGACATCCTGGTCCGTGACGGCGACTCCTGGCAGCTTCACGAAGTCAAAATGAGCAGTGCCGTCAAATCCGTTCATCTTGACGATGTCGCGGTTCAGCATTACGTCCTGAACGGTTGCGGGATCAAGGTCTCTAAAGCGGTTCTGATTCATCTCGACAGGTCCTACTGCCGCGGCGAAGAGCTGGAGATTCAACGGCTTTTTCACAGTGAAGAGATCACGACCAAGGTCAAGGCCCGGCAGCAGAGCCTGCCCGAAATCGTGATCGAATGCCGGCAGACCCTGGGCGAATATCGGGAGCCGGCCATTCCCATCGGGCCGCACTGCACCGATCCTTATCAATGCGAGTTCATCCCCTACTGTTGGCGGCAGGTCCCAACCCCGTCAGTCTTTGATCTGCCCGGCGACGCAGCGGACAAATTCGCTTTTTACCGACGCGGCCTGAGCAGCTTTGCAGAGCTGCCCCTGGCGGAGCTCGAACCCCGCCAACGCCAGCAGGTGGAAGCATTTCTCAACCGCACCCGGAACATCGATCAACAGCGGCTAAAAGAGTTTCTGGCCAGGATTCGCTATCCACTCTGTTGCCTCGATCTGACCGGGGTCAGCACGGCGCTGCCGTTATTTGCCGGCACCCGCCCTTATCAGCCGCTGCCGTTCCTGTTCGCCGTTCACCGGCAATCCTCCCCGGACGACCCGCCGGAACAGGTCAGCTTCCTTGCCGAACCCGGCCGCGATCCCCGTTCTCAGCTCGCCAGGGAACTGTTGGCCGCTATTCCCGCCAGCGCCTGCGTTTTAACTTGCAACCCGACGGTAGACCGCAACCTGTTGAGCGACCTGGCAACCCGGTATCCCGAGCTGGCCCCAGCCATTGAGCAACGTCTGGCCAACCTGCAGGACCTGCTGACCCCGTTTCGCAACCGCTGGATTGACGACTGGCGCATGAACAGCGTCGAAACCCTCAGCGATGTGCTCCCGGCGCTGGGGATAGACCTGCCCGCTCCGGTCACGGCCTTAACCGATGAAGGGGCGGCGCAACGCGCCTATCTGGCCTGCCAGGCAAGCACCGATCCCGCTCAGCAAGAGCAGCTGCAGCGGGAATTGCTAAGCTATGCTGAACAGAACGGCCTGACCATGGTCAGAGTCCTGCAGGAACTGCGCAACCTGGCAAGACACTGA
- the fabI gene encoding enoyl-ACP reductase FabI has protein sequence MGLMTGKKGIIFGVANDKSIAWGIAQQLREAGAELAFTYLNEALEKRVRPLAESLDAKIILPCDVQNEEEMVAVFSELEKQWGKIDFVVHAIAFANREDLKHPFSQTSREGFRIALDISAYSLVSMTRCALPVLKPGGSIVTLTYLGSVRAVPQYNVMGVAKAALESSVRYLAAELGESGIRVNAVSAGPIKTLAASGIASFKEKLRVAEERAPLKRLVTQDDVGKATLYLLSDLATGVTGEIHYVDGGFNFAAG, from the coding sequence ATGGGACTTATGACAGGGAAGAAAGGCATTATTTTCGGAGTGGCCAACGATAAGAGCATCGCCTGGGGCATTGCTCAGCAACTCCGTGAAGCCGGGGCGGAACTCGCTTTTACTTATCTGAACGAAGCGTTGGAAAAAAGAGTTCGACCTTTGGCTGAAAGTCTGGATGCCAAGATTATCCTGCCGTGCGATGTGCAGAACGAAGAGGAAATGGTCGCAGTTTTCTCCGAGTTGGAAAAACAGTGGGGAAAAATCGATTTTGTCGTTCATGCTATTGCGTTTGCCAACCGTGAGGACCTGAAGCATCCCTTCAGTCAGACCAGCCGCGAAGGGTTCCGCATTGCCCTCGATATCAGTGCTTATTCCCTCGTCTCCATGACCCGCTGCGCGTTGCCGGTGCTGAAGCCGGGCGGCAGCATCGTCACCCTGACCTACCTTGGTTCGGTACGGGCCGTTCCCCAGTATAATGTCATGGGGGTTGCCAAGGCCGCCCTGGAGTCTTCGGTCCGTTACCTGGCCGCGGAGCTGGGCGAAAGTGGGATCCGCGTCAATGCCGTTTCGGCCGGTCCGATCAAGACCCTGGCCGCTTCCGGGATTGCCAGCTTCAAAGAAAAATTGCGAGTCGCTGAAGAACGCGCGCCGCTGAAACGTCTGGTGACCCAGGATGATGTCGGCAAGGCGACCCTTTACCTGCTCTCCGACCTGGCCACCGGGGTCACCGGGGAAATTCATTATGTGGACGGGGGCTTCAACTTTGCTGCCGGTTAA
- the leuD gene encoding 3-isopropylmalate dehydratase small subunit, whose amino-acid sequence MEKFTTLTALVAPLERANVDTDAIIPKQFLKSIKRTGFGPYLFDEWRYLDHGEPGMDCSDRPRNPDFVLNQPRYQGARILLAQDNFGCGSSREHAPWALLDFGFKAIIAPSFADIFYNNCFKNGILPVVLTSAQVAQLFSAVKATSGYQLTVNLDRQEVATPDGTVFNFELDPFRKHCLQNGLDDIALTLANVDRIRSYETRHRQEAPWLFRD is encoded by the coding sequence ATGGAAAAATTCACCACCTTAACCGCCTTGGTTGCGCCCCTTGAGCGCGCCAATGTCGATACCGATGCAATTATTCCCAAGCAGTTCCTCAAATCGATCAAACGGACCGGGTTTGGCCCCTACCTGTTCGATGAATGGCGCTACCTGGATCACGGCGAGCCGGGCATGGATTGCAGCGATCGGCCGCGCAACCCGGATTTCGTCCTCAACCAGCCGCGCTACCAGGGAGCGCGGATCCTGCTCGCCCAAGACAACTTCGGCTGCGGCTCCTCACGTGAGCATGCCCCCTGGGCCCTTCTTGATTTCGGTTTCAAAGCCATTATTGCCCCCAGTTTTGCCGATATTTTCTACAACAACTGTTTCAAAAACGGTATCCTGCCCGTGGTCCTGACCTCTGCTCAGGTCGCCCAACTGTTCAGCGCGGTCAAAGCCACCAGCGGTTATCAGCTGACCGTCAACCTGGACCGGCAGGAAGTGGCCACCCCGGACGGGACGGTTTTCAACTTTGAGCTTGACCCGTTCCGCAAACATTGCCTGCAAAACGGCCTTGACGATATCGCCCTGACCCTGGCCAACGTTGACCGGATCAGGTCTTATGAAACCCGCCACCGCCAGGAAGCACCCTGGCTGTTCAGGGACTGA
- a CDS encoding LysR family transcriptional regulator: protein MKETQGVLEFVRVIETGSFSAAAHALEMSKAYVSQRVSQLEDRLGVRLLQRTTRKLSLTEAGQIYYRYAREVAAQLQEAEDRVRDFRETPKGHLRVTLVDGGLGEWYLAPALARFAAQNQEVSLELDMSSRLVDIVAEGFDFAIRVGPLPDSSLLARKLTTFRYGLYASPYYLKQHGIITRPEQLAGHNCLSGAAQRWQLSRGAETFTCKPQGSWHSKSGQALIYAAEVGLGIVRTASFYAERALVKGRIIEILPDWSQALTPVWIVYPSGRNQPRRVTAAINFLLDEFRGGPPWEGSRGNEQETGS, encoded by the coding sequence ATGAAAGAAACGCAAGGGGTGTTGGAGTTCGTTCGTGTCATTGAAACGGGCAGCTTCTCGGCTGCGGCGCACGCCCTGGAAATGTCCAAGGCCTATGTCAGCCAACGGGTCAGCCAGCTCGAAGACCGGCTCGGTGTACGACTGCTGCAGCGCACGACTCGCAAACTCTCCCTGACCGAAGCCGGGCAGATCTATTACCGCTACGCCCGCGAAGTGGCCGCGCAGCTGCAGGAAGCCGAAGACCGGGTCCGCGACTTTCGCGAAACACCCAAAGGGCACCTTCGGGTGACGCTGGTGGATGGCGGCCTCGGGGAATGGTATCTAGCCCCGGCGCTGGCGCGCTTTGCCGCCCAGAATCAGGAGGTCAGCCTCGAACTTGACATGTCCAGTCGATTGGTTGATATCGTTGCAGAAGGGTTCGATTTTGCCATCCGGGTGGGGCCGCTCCCCGATTCCAGTCTGCTGGCCCGTAAACTGACGACCTTTCGCTACGGGCTTTATGCCAGCCCGTACTACCTCAAGCAACATGGCATCATCACCCGGCCGGAACAGCTGGCCGGGCACAATTGCCTGAGCGGAGCCGCCCAACGCTGGCAATTGAGCCGGGGGGCGGAAACGTTTACCTGCAAACCTCAGGGCAGTTGGCACAGCAAAAGCGGGCAGGCCCTGATTTATGCCGCTGAAGTCGGCCTCGGGATTGTCCGCACCGCCAGTTTTTATGCCGAACGGGCTTTGGTAAAGGGACGGATCATTGAAATACTGCCGGACTGGAGTCAGGCTCTGACCCCGGTCTGGATCGTTTACCCGAGCGGCCGCAACCAGCCCCGGCGCGTGACCGCGGCGATCAATTTTCTCCTCGACGAATTCAGAGGCGGGCCCCCCTGGGAAGGGTCGAGGGGCAACGAGCAGGAAACCGGCAGTTAA
- a CDS encoding YchJ family protein, producing the protein MSHCPCGSGQEFADCCEPIISGAKAAETAEQLMRARYTAHDQVAVDFLYSSIHPDHRQGFNHNGTRDWAEKSDWLGLEVVATEAGGADDEEGEVEFIARYRLNDSTRNYHERGHFKRQDGQWFFTDGELVKGQPIKVTKIGRNDPCPCGSGKKYKKCCG; encoded by the coding sequence ATGAGTCATTGCCCCTGCGGAAGTGGTCAGGAATTCGCGGATTGCTGTGAACCGATAATCAGTGGAGCAAAAGCGGCGGAGACCGCTGAACAGTTGATGCGGGCCCGCTATACGGCCCATGACCAGGTTGCCGTGGATTTCCTGTACAGCAGCATCCACCCCGATCATCGCCAGGGATTCAATCATAACGGCACCAGGGACTGGGCGGAAAAATCCGACTGGCTGGGCCTGGAGGTCGTTGCCACCGAGGCCGGCGGGGCGGACGATGAGGAAGGGGAGGTCGAGTTCATCGCCCGCTATCGCCTCAACGACAGCACCCGCAACTATCATGAGCGCGGTCACTTCAAGCGCCAGGACGGGCAGTGGTTTTTTACCGACGGGGAGTTGGTCAAAGGGCAGCCCATCAAAGTGACCAAGATTGGCCGCAATGATCCCTGCCCCTGCGGCAGCGGCAAAAAATACAAGAAATGCTGCGGTTAG